The following proteins are co-located in the Haloplanus sp. HW8-1 genome:
- a CDS encoding class I SAM-dependent methyltransferase yields the protein MGFHTFDSDRADALEDAARRYRYCSREELHALVAPNPEMRLADIGSGTGFYTDDLAPHVGTAYAVDIQAAMHDRYREKGVPDGVELVEAAAADLPFDADELDTVVSTMTFHEFADPAALAEVARVLRPGGRLVTVDWDRAGAGEAGPPREETYGLGDAVSLQTDAGFTVEHAASRPETFVCVARLDD from the coding sequence ATGGGCTTTCACACCTTCGACAGCGACCGGGCCGACGCCCTCGAGGACGCCGCGAGAAGATACCGGTACTGCTCGCGGGAGGAACTCCACGCACTGGTCGCGCCGAACCCGGAGATGCGACTGGCCGACATCGGGAGCGGCACGGGGTTCTACACCGACGACCTGGCGCCACACGTCGGGACGGCCTACGCCGTCGATATCCAGGCCGCGATGCACGACCGCTACCGCGAGAAGGGGGTTCCCGACGGGGTCGAACTGGTCGAAGCCGCCGCCGCCGACCTGCCGTTCGACGCCGACGAACTCGATACCGTCGTCTCGACGATGACGTTCCACGAGTTCGCCGACCCCGCGGCGCTGGCCGAGGTGGCCCGCGTCCTCCGGCCGGGCGGCCGCCTCGTCACCGTCGACTGGGATCGGGCGGGCGCGGGCGAGGCCGGCCCGCCGCGCGAGGAAACGTACGGACTCGGCGACGCCGTCTCCCTCCAGACGGACGCCGGCTTCACCGTCGAACACGCGGCGTCGCGGCCGGAGACGTTCGTCTGTGTCGCCCGTCTCGACGACTGA
- a CDS encoding HEWD family protein, with protein sequence MGVTIRKPTARQCEDCGRREVWNDATSTWRIATDDDGDSLVGEVYCIHEWDINGTFVPIQHDAADA encoded by the coding sequence ATGGGCGTGACCATCAGGAAACCGACCGCCCGCCAGTGCGAGGACTGTGGCCGGCGGGAGGTCTGGAACGACGCGACGAGTACCTGGCGCATCGCCACCGACGACGACGGCGACTCACTCGTCGGCGAGGTGTACTGTATCCACGAGTGGGACATCAACGGGACGTTCGTCCCCATCCAGCACGACGCCGCCGACGCGTAA
- a CDS encoding phosphoglycolate phosphatase — MSPPLALDIDGTLTSSAGGIDPRAFEALRGWDAPVVLATGKAFPYPVALCHFMDLPERVIAENGGVVYADDEVTVTVPDADRPREAAQAFVDRGGDLGWGAADTVNRWRETEVAVRRDADDALLRAVAEEFGLDVVDTGYAYHLKLPGVEKGEGLRAVAATLGLDPAAFVAVGDSENDVSTFEVAGESFAVANADDRARAAADRVTDGAHMDGTLEALAARRDR, encoded by the coding sequence ATGAGTCCGCCGCTCGCACTCGACATCGACGGGACGCTGACGTCGTCGGCGGGAGGGATCGACCCCCGGGCCTTCGAGGCGCTCCGCGGGTGGGACGCGCCGGTCGTCCTCGCGACGGGCAAGGCGTTTCCCTACCCAGTCGCGCTCTGTCACTTCATGGACCTGCCTGAGCGAGTGATCGCCGAGAACGGCGGCGTCGTCTACGCCGACGACGAGGTGACGGTGACGGTCCCCGACGCCGACCGCCCCCGGGAGGCGGCGCAGGCCTTCGTCGACCGGGGCGGCGACCTGGGCTGGGGGGCGGCCGACACCGTCAACCGCTGGCGGGAGACGGAGGTGGCTGTCCGCCGCGACGCCGACGACGCGTTGCTCCGGGCCGTCGCCGAGGAGTTCGGCCTCGACGTGGTCGATACGGGGTACGCCTACCATCTCAAACTCCCTGGCGTCGAGAAAGGCGAGGGGCTCCGGGCGGTCGCCGCGACGCTCGGTCTCGATCCCGCGGCGTTCGTCGCGGTGGGCGACAGTGAGAACGACGTCTCGACCTTCGAGGTGGCCGGGGAGTCCTTCGCCGTCGCCAACGCGGACGACCGAGCGCGAGCCGCCGCCGACCGCGTCACTGACGGGGCACACATGGACGGGACGCTCGAAGCGCTCGCGGCCCGTCGGGATCGGTGA
- a CDS encoding rubrerythrin-like domain-containing protein, whose translation MRHNHIDPYSPEGGYYECRSCTRREASETRLTVCRACGDEVLNLAVPRE comes from the coding sequence ATGAGACACAATCACATCGACCCGTACAGCCCGGAGGGAGGGTATTACGAATGCCGGTCGTGCACCCGGCGCGAGGCGAGCGAGACGCGACTGACCGTCTGTCGGGCCTGTGGGGACGAGGTACTGAACCTCGCGGTCCCGCGGGAGTGA